One segment of Neobacillus endophyticus DNA contains the following:
- a CDS encoding ABC transporter ATP-binding protein, with protein sequence MRVLKLEGVSLKRDGTWILQDVNWQFEKGENWVLFGLNGSGKTAILNLLNAFYFPTKGKVTVLGMEFGKTYLGEKLRRQIGFVSSSLQEKIYPDDNAFEVVLSGAFASIGLYEQPTDEMRNKAIGLLEELGCIEYANRNYVTLSQGEKQRVLIARALMADPSLLILDEPTNGLDFIAREKLLDSIERIAKIPSAPSIIYVTHHVEEILPVFNKTLLLRSGQVFASGDTKEMLSSDKLTEYFELPVQVIWQNGRPLLASLQKQHEKAR encoded by the coding sequence ATGAGGGTTTTGAAGTTGGAGGGTGTTTCGTTAAAAAGGGATGGGACATGGATTTTGCAAGATGTGAATTGGCAGTTTGAAAAAGGGGAGAATTGGGTTTTATTTGGTTTGAACGGGAGCGGCAAAACGGCGATCTTAAATTTGCTAAATGCTTTTTACTTCCCGACCAAAGGGAAAGTGACAGTTTTAGGGATGGAATTTGGCAAGACCTATCTGGGTGAAAAACTTCGCAGGCAAATCGGCTTTGTTTCATCATCTCTTCAGGAAAAAATATACCCGGATGATAATGCTTTTGAGGTAGTATTGAGCGGAGCATTTGCCTCAATTGGACTTTATGAGCAGCCTACAGATGAAATGCGGAACAAAGCAATCGGGTTATTGGAGGAATTAGGCTGCATCGAGTATGCGAATCGTAACTATGTAACCTTATCACAGGGGGAAAAACAGCGGGTACTGATTGCACGTGCCCTGATGGCAGATCCATCACTTTTAATATTGGATGAGCCGACAAATGGGCTAGATTTTATCGCCCGTGAAAAATTATTAGACTCAATCGAACGAATTGCCAAAATTCCATCTGCTCCTTCGATTATTTATGTCACACATCATGTCGAAGAAATTCTGCCAGTTTTCAATAAAACGCTGTTGTTAAGATCAGGTCAAGTATTTGCATCTGGTGATACAAAAGAAATGTTATCTAGTGACAAATTAACCGAATATTTTGAGCTTCCAGTCCAAGTTATATGGCAGAACGGCAGGCCATTGCTCGCAAGCTTACAGAAACAGCACGAGAAGGCTCGATAA
- the hpaB gene encoding 4-hydroxyphenylacetate 3-monooxygenase, oxygenase component produces MGAITGKEFIDRIDQLNTDIWLQGKKVEGKKSEHPAFKGILKSKASLYDLQVDPCFANKLTFPSPESGEPIGLSYLQPKTKEDIKMRRIMIEHWARHTHGMMGRSPDYMNSTIMAFASSRNLLIGRENCFPENILALYERAKKHDLSFTHTFISPQVNRSQLLLNLSNEPISARVVNQNSKGIFIKGARLLATQGGLTDEVLVYSAGGVLDEAEAFAFSLPSDTEGLKFICRESFVSGDSAFDYPLSSRYEEMDTILVFNDVFVPWERVFFYNNPEAAHDFMLQNSFHHFATHQVIIRQIVKTEFLLGIAQTIADTINIGDYQHIQEKLSEIIIGLETMKALLEKSEADAQFDEWGTLRPSLIPLQVATNIFPKIYPRFSEIIQLMGASGMVSLPTEEDFQSDIGTALEKYMQGARINAVDRVKLFRLAWDLTMSSFGTRQTQYERYFFGDPIRLSSLLYKTYPKDEYVKEVCQFLDLKTNQLP; encoded by the coding sequence ATGGGGGCCATTACCGGAAAGGAATTTATAGATCGAATTGATCAGTTAAATACGGATATTTGGCTGCAAGGAAAAAAGGTAGAAGGAAAAAAATCTGAACATCCTGCCTTTAAAGGAATTTTGAAAAGTAAAGCATCTTTATATGATTTGCAAGTTGACCCATGTTTTGCCAACAAACTAACCTTCCCATCACCGGAATCAGGTGAACCGATCGGACTTTCTTATCTGCAGCCCAAAACAAAAGAAGATATAAAAATGCGTAGAATCATGATCGAGCATTGGGCGAGGCATACTCATGGGATGATGGGCAGGAGTCCAGATTATATGAATTCCACCATCATGGCATTTGCCTCCTCTCGGAATCTGTTAATCGGCAGAGAAAATTGTTTTCCAGAAAATATTCTGGCACTTTATGAAAGGGCAAAAAAACATGACCTCTCCTTTACGCATACGTTTATTTCCCCTCAGGTAAATCGATCACAATTACTGTTAAATCTATCAAATGAACCAATTTCCGCAAGGGTTGTTAATCAAAACAGTAAAGGCATCTTTATTAAAGGGGCAAGACTTTTGGCAACACAAGGTGGATTAACCGATGAAGTACTGGTTTACTCTGCTGGCGGAGTGTTGGATGAGGCAGAAGCCTTCGCTTTTTCATTACCGTCTGATACGGAAGGATTAAAGTTTATTTGCCGTGAATCATTTGTAAGCGGAGACTCTGCGTTTGATTATCCCTTAAGTTCTCGGTATGAAGAAATGGATACGATATTAGTTTTTAATGATGTTTTTGTCCCATGGGAACGGGTTTTTTTCTATAATAATCCCGAAGCTGCCCATGATTTTATGCTTCAGAACTCTTTTCATCATTTTGCCACACATCAGGTAATCATCAGACAGATTGTTAAAACGGAATTCCTTCTCGGAATTGCTCAAACTATAGCTGATACGATCAATATAGGTGACTATCAGCATATTCAGGAAAAACTGTCTGAGATCATTATTGGTCTTGAAACGATGAAGGCATTGTTAGAAAAATCAGAGGCAGATGCCCAATTCGATGAATGGGGTACATTACGGCCTAGTCTAATACCACTTCAGGTTGCCACCAATATCTTTCCAAAGATTTACCCGAGATTCAGTGAAATCATTCAATTAATGGGTGCAAGTGGAATGGTATCGCTTCCCACTGAGGAAGACTTTCAATCTGATATAGGGACAGCTCTTGAAAAGTACATGCAAGGTGCAAGAATTAATGCGGTGGATCGGGTGAAACTATTTCGGCTGGCATGGGATTTAACCATGAGTTCGTTCGGTACCCGGCAAACACAGTATGAACGCTATTTTTTCGGGGATCCCATTCGCTTATCCAGCCTGTTGTATAAAACCTACCCAAAGGATGAATATGTGAAAGAAGTTTGCCAATTTTTAGATTTAAAGACGAATCAGCTGCCGTAA
- a CDS encoding S53 family peptidase, with the protein MKNFWKKVSTVSTISSMILLTAVPSITSAASPQQVTVQQGENPQVLQNASVFGDLPGNTVVTVDIVMKITNKNQLANYINDTTTPGNKNYRNYLSVDQFKNSFGANPESINKATAYLQSFGITTSVYPNNLIITATGTADQFNKAFSVKLKKENYNGKSFHGTSERPSVPANFGNDILCVLGLTNYSNFTSHAVKQPVSLNENGNTPTGPLSLMPSDLIKQYNVQPLYDKGADGSGQTIGIVTLADLNLEDAYQFWDKSGIAYKKNRITKTNVDGGSGWDGYDETTLDVEQSGALAPQADINVYVGPNSDTGFTDAFAKAINDNKAQQISVSWGESEPAINFFIQQQQETPMYAEVFNQLFMQAAAQGISMFAAAGDEGAYDAAREFGLTSGIANAASLSVDNPADSPYITAAGGTTLPFHFHSSTYNVDVNNDHERAWGWDYLYKYFDARGLNDPTGWGDRYLVGGGGGFSQFFKTPSYQLGVPGVNSYIAVKQWTPNADQSSLTRDSSPTIVSGAGTGRNMPDLSMNADPYTGYKVWFSDPADPGSNSGYAVYGGTSFVSPQLCGLSALINSANQTQAGFWNSQIYRYAIQKDSPFHPLNTVGATNDNGFYSGTPGTVYNQATGLGTPDVAALASKFK; encoded by the coding sequence ATGAAAAATTTCTGGAAAAAAGTCTCTACCGTATCTACCATTTCATCAATGATTCTACTCACAGCTGTGCCCTCGATCACTTCTGCCGCATCTCCACAGCAAGTTACTGTTCAGCAAGGAGAAAATCCACAAGTTTTACAGAATGCAAGCGTATTTGGCGACCTGCCAGGAAATACGGTTGTCACAGTAGACATTGTTATGAAAATTACAAACAAAAATCAACTGGCAAACTACATAAATGATACGACTACACCTGGAAATAAAAACTATCGTAACTATCTTTCGGTAGACCAATTTAAGAATAGCTTTGGAGCCAACCCTGAATCTATTAATAAAGCAACTGCATACCTACAATCTTTCGGTATTACCACCTCTGTATATCCTAATAACCTCATCATTACAGCTACCGGAACCGCAGACCAATTTAATAAAGCCTTCTCTGTTAAGTTAAAAAAGGAAAATTATAATGGAAAGAGTTTCCACGGAACAAGTGAAAGACCGAGTGTACCTGCAAACTTTGGGAATGATATCCTTTGTGTTTTAGGATTAACAAACTATTCCAATTTCACTTCACATGCAGTGAAACAGCCTGTTTCATTAAACGAAAACGGAAATACACCAACAGGTCCACTAAGTCTTATGCCATCAGACTTAATCAAGCAATACAATGTTCAACCGCTATATGACAAGGGAGCAGATGGCAGCGGCCAAACGATTGGAATTGTCACGCTTGCTGACTTAAACCTTGAGGACGCCTATCAATTTTGGGACAAATCCGGTATTGCATATAAGAAAAATAGAATCACCAAAACAAATGTGGATGGCGGTTCAGGATGGGATGGATATGATGAAACTACTTTAGATGTGGAGCAATCTGGTGCATTGGCTCCTCAAGCAGATATTAATGTTTATGTAGGGCCTAACTCTGATACAGGATTCACTGATGCCTTTGCCAAAGCGATTAATGACAATAAAGCCCAGCAAATCTCTGTTAGCTGGGGTGAAAGTGAGCCCGCCATCAATTTCTTCATTCAGCAGCAACAGGAAACCCCTATGTATGCTGAAGTGTTTAACCAATTGTTTATGCAGGCTGCCGCACAAGGAATCTCCATGTTTGCTGCGGCAGGGGATGAAGGAGCATATGATGCTGCGAGGGAGTTCGGCTTAACTTCTGGAATAGCCAATGCAGCTTCCTTATCTGTCGATAACCCTGCAGACAGCCCATATATAACAGCTGCTGGCGGTACGACACTTCCATTCCACTTCCACTCTTCCACTTATAATGTGGATGTGAATAACGATCACGAGCGTGCATGGGGATGGGATTATCTTTACAAATATTTTGATGCAAGAGGATTAAATGACCCGACTGGCTGGGGCGACAGATATCTTGTCGGCGGCGGTGGCGGCTTTAGCCAATTTTTCAAAACACCGTCTTATCAACTTGGTGTACCAGGTGTGAACTCGTATATTGCCGTTAAGCAATGGACTCCTAATGCCGACCAGTCTTCACTCACTCGAGATTCTTCTCCTACGATCGTTTCTGGAGCAGGAACTGGAAGAAATATGCCTGATCTCTCTATGAATGCCGACCCTTACACTGGATACAAAGTTTGGTTTAGCGATCCAGCTGATCCTGGCTCCAATTCTGGTTATGCAGTATATGGAGGAACTTCCTTTGTATCACCACAATTATGTGGTCTTTCAGCATTAATTAACAGTGCGAACCAAACACAAGCTGGCTTCTGGAACTCGCAAATTTATCGCTATGCGATACAAAAGGACTCACCATTCCATCCTTTGAACACTGTAGGTGCAACGAACGATAATGGTTTTTACAGTGGAACACCAGGAACAGTTTATAATCAGGCTACAGGACTTGGTACACCGGATGTAGCGGCACTTGCATCCAAATTTAAATAA
- a CDS encoding COG4705 family protein: MKTPLSVNRNNIARQILTKVPEITIFFWLTKVLTTGMGEVFSDYLVKNMNPILAVAIAGLVLAASILIQFFARKYVPWIYWLVVVMVSIFGTMAADIVHVVLGITYLVSTLFFAAVLAIVLAIWFASEKTLSIHSIHTIRREIFYWCTVLGTFALGTAAGDMTASTMHLGYFASGILFTIILLVPAIGSWLLGFNKIFAFWFAYIMTRPVGASFSDWISASKSHGGVGLGEGPVSLILTIFIIILVGYLSITRKDIQADPVVLNSRTDA; the protein is encoded by the coding sequence ATGAAAACGCCATTATCTGTTAATCGAAATAACATTGCAAGACAAATTCTTACGAAAGTTCCTGAGATAACGATTTTCTTTTGGCTGACCAAAGTGTTGACTACAGGGATGGGGGAAGTATTCTCTGATTACTTGGTGAAGAATATGAATCCCATTCTAGCTGTAGCTATAGCGGGACTAGTACTTGCAGCCTCTATCCTCATACAGTTCTTTGCACGTAAATATGTACCATGGATCTATTGGCTTGTCGTAGTTATGGTCAGTATCTTTGGAACAATGGCTGCTGATATCGTGCATGTCGTATTAGGAATAACGTATCTCGTATCTACCCTATTTTTTGCAGCTGTGTTGGCCATTGTCTTGGCCATCTGGTTTGCTTCTGAAAAGACTCTTTCCATTCACAGTATCCATACAATTCGCCGCGAAATCTTTTACTGGTGTACGGTTCTTGGAACATTTGCACTTGGCACTGCAGCAGGTGATATGACTGCCTCTACTATGCATTTGGGTTATTTCGCTTCAGGCATACTGTTTACGATTATACTATTAGTTCCTGCAATCGGCTCATGGCTGCTTGGTTTCAATAAAATTTTTGCGTTTTGGTTTGCTTATATCATGACACGCCCTGTCGGCGCTTCTTTCTCAGACTGGATCTCTGCTTCAAAAAGCCACGGCGGTGTTGGACTTGGTGAGGGACCAGTCAGCTTGATCCTAACGATTTTCATCATAATCTTAGTTGGTTACTTATCTATTACGCGAAAAGATATCCAAGCCGATCCAGTTGTTCTAAATTCACGAACGGATGCTTAA
- a CDS encoding glycosyltransferase family 39 protein, translating to MNKGNRRFNWHHLGLALILILSVILNFYKLGQEGIGNTYYSAAVKSMLDSWHNFFFNSFDPKGFITIDKPPVDFWFQALSAYIFGFKGWSLFLPQALAGVFAVALLYHLVARVFGRGAGLLAALFLAITPIVVAADRTNEVDSMLMFVSLIATWALSKAVEQKQLKWLIISFFIVGVGFNIKMMEAFLVLPAFYLYYLITPKISWKKKFVHLMAATVVLLTVSLSWSVIVDSIPSDQRPYVGSTQDNSMVTLAIGYNGINRLLGQQRGGQGNSHFGAQQGQQFGGWNNTSNAYRNSGMNSNNRMDRMINSGGSQFMRARMNNGGNSFSGYGQTGNPGPLRLLTTPELDGQLSWLLPGDLIAIISLLWGTSIRTAPDRKRQTVILWAVWVLTMLVFFSVAKRFSSYYMVMMAPGIAALAGAGFKQMWCQWREQGKVEKWFLPIALLGTVFFEISIVWKYPAWRGPLSIGIGLLAILALFCLLLNKTMVKKSISILAAIMGVCALVAAPSAWAMTPIEYGGSVTKPFAGPELQNQHGRDEVSVNSRLENYLKANYHNGTYLVATLNATSAAPIILDTGLPVMAMGGFMGNDPALSVEKLQKLVNEGQIRYFLIQGRSFGGQQSEVLNWIKNNCTVVPTNKWQNSQSGQGQERGGMGFRNASMTLYEYMKNK from the coding sequence ATGAATAAAGGAAATAGAAGATTCAATTGGCATCACCTAGGCCTCGCTCTCATACTAATACTCTCAGTCATTCTTAATTTTTATAAGTTAGGGCAGGAGGGGATAGGTAACACGTACTACTCCGCTGCAGTAAAAAGTATGCTGGATAGCTGGCACAATTTCTTCTTTAATTCTTTTGATCCAAAAGGATTTATCACCATAGATAAGCCCCCGGTTGATTTCTGGTTCCAAGCGCTTAGTGCATATATATTCGGGTTTAAGGGGTGGAGTTTATTTCTTCCGCAAGCTTTGGCTGGTGTATTCGCTGTTGCCTTACTCTATCATCTTGTAGCCCGTGTTTTTGGAAGAGGGGCCGGATTATTGGCAGCACTGTTTTTGGCTATAACGCCAATAGTTGTTGCGGCTGATCGGACGAATGAAGTAGATAGTATGTTAATGTTTGTTTCATTGATTGCCACCTGGGCATTAAGCAAAGCAGTCGAGCAAAAGCAATTAAAATGGCTGATTATTTCTTTCTTCATCGTAGGTGTCGGCTTTAATATTAAAATGATGGAGGCTTTCCTCGTACTTCCAGCATTCTATCTTTACTATTTGATAACACCTAAAATAAGCTGGAAGAAAAAATTTGTACATTTGATGGCAGCCACAGTTGTTCTTTTGACAGTTTCATTATCATGGTCAGTGATTGTTGACAGCATTCCATCTGATCAACGCCCTTATGTCGGAAGTACGCAAGATAATTCTATGGTGACATTGGCCATCGGATACAATGGAATCAATCGCTTGCTCGGACAGCAGCGAGGTGGACAAGGCAATTCCCATTTCGGGGCACAGCAAGGGCAGCAATTTGGCGGCTGGAACAATACAAGCAATGCTTACCGAAATTCAGGGATGAATAGCAATAATAGAATGGATCGAATGATAAACAGTGGTGGTTCTCAGTTTATGAGAGCAAGGATGAATAATGGGGGAAACAGCTTTTCAGGTTATGGACAAACAGGTAACCCTGGTCCACTAAGGCTGCTGACAACTCCGGAACTGGATGGACAGTTGAGCTGGCTTTTGCCTGGAGATTTAATAGCGATCATTTCACTGTTATGGGGCACTTCCATTCGTACTGCTCCTGATCGAAAACGGCAGACAGTGATCTTATGGGCAGTTTGGGTATTGACGATGCTTGTTTTCTTTAGCGTGGCCAAAAGGTTCAGCAGTTATTATATGGTGATGATGGCTCCTGGTATCGCTGCTTTAGCCGGGGCAGGATTCAAACAAATGTGGTGTCAATGGCGTGAACAAGGTAAGGTGGAAAAATGGTTCCTGCCTATTGCATTATTGGGAACTGTGTTTTTTGAAATTTCGATTGTTTGGAAGTATCCAGCATGGCGCGGACCTCTTTCCATTGGAATTGGATTACTTGCCATACTAGCATTATTTTGTTTGCTGTTAAATAAAACAATGGTTAAGAAAAGCATTTCAATCCTTGCTGCTATCATGGGGGTTTGTGCTTTAGTGGCAGCACCTTCGGCTTGGGCTATGACACCAATTGAATATGGAGGATCTGTAACAAAACCATTTGCTGGTCCTGAACTGCAAAATCAGCATGGTAGAGATGAAGTGTCTGTTAATTCTAGGCTTGAAAATTATTTAAAAGCTAATTATCACAATGGAACTTATCTTGTGGCCACTTTAAATGCCACATCAGCGGCCCCTATTATTCTTGACACTGGATTGCCGGTCATGGCGATGGGAGGATTTATGGGGAATGACCCAGCCTTATCAGTCGAAAAGCTGCAAAAGTTGGTGAACGAAGGTCAAATTCGTTATTTCCTTATTCAAGGAAGGTCATTTGGCGGCCAACAGTCAGAAGTTCTTAATTGGATTAAAAACAACTGTACAGTTGTACCAACAAACAAATGGCAAAACAGTCAATCTGGCCAAGGCCAAGAACGTGGAGGGATGGGATTTAGGAACGCCTCCATGACGCTTTATGAATATATGAAAAATAAATAG
- a CDS encoding glycerophosphodiester phosphodiesterase family protein codes for MKQSLIFRLASLSICGALILLKTSEISGQNQASHAELSKKQPIASEIKVVAHRGASAYGPENSLATFNQAIRMGADYIELDLQMTNDKHLIVMHDESLKRTTNVKRKYPLRSPWLVRDFRLQEIKTLDAGSWFNHVFKKKARKEYDQQHVPTLQEVLQLVKHKGNGKVGLFIELKEPNLNSGMEEKLVNILRGNEMLNQKNLIFGSLSEPSLRKLKALVPQLNIIQLYSKGMLECINVKKEFKRISDYANGVGPGMEVVTPDLIHAAHQNGLFIEPWTVNKDKDMVKLLSMGVDGEITNKPDHLALLLDLYKCSKDPKCT; via the coding sequence GTGAAACAGAGTTTGATTTTTAGACTAGCTTCTCTCTCTATTTGTGGCGCACTAATTTTATTAAAAACATCAGAAATTTCAGGTCAAAATCAAGCCAGCCATGCTGAACTTTCTAAGAAACAGCCCATTGCTTCGGAAATCAAAGTCGTAGCCCATCGCGGGGCATCGGCATATGGACCAGAAAATTCCTTGGCCACCTTTAACCAGGCCATTAGGATGGGAGCCGATTATATCGAACTGGATTTACAGATGACAAATGACAAACATCTCATCGTGATGCATGATGAATCCCTGAAAAGGACGACAAATGTAAAGAGAAAATATCCTCTCCGTTCACCATGGCTTGTTAGAGATTTTAGACTGCAAGAGATCAAAACTCTTGATGCAGGTTCATGGTTTAATCATGTATTTAAGAAAAAAGCCCGTAAAGAATACGACCAGCAGCATGTACCAACATTACAGGAAGTCCTTCAGCTTGTTAAACATAAAGGAAATGGCAAGGTAGGGCTTTTTATTGAATTAAAGGAACCGAATCTAAATTCGGGAATGGAAGAGAAATTGGTCAATATTTTAAGGGGAAATGAAATGTTGAACCAAAAAAATCTTATTTTTGGCTCTTTGAGTGAGCCAAGCCTTCGGAAGTTAAAAGCATTAGTTCCGCAATTAAATATCATCCAACTATATTCGAAAGGTATGCTGGAATGTATAAATGTAAAAAAAGAATTTAAGAGGATCTCAGATTATGCAAACGGGGTAGGTCCGGGAATGGAAGTAGTTACCCCTGATTTAATCCATGCTGCCCATCAAAACGGTCTTTTTATTGAGCCGTGGACTGTGAATAAAGATAAAGACATGGTGAAGCTCCTTTCAATGGGGGTTGATGGAGAAATCACAAATAAACCAGATCATTTGGCTCTTTTACTTGATCTTTACAAATGCAGTAAAGATCCTAAGTGTACATGA
- a CDS encoding polysaccharide deacetylase family protein, with translation MQKLFLMALMAVFFLAGCGNHLKDQKQAVSTNTHEKELVKLKNNNKVEIHNSVFKPKAVITSTPITVQSTTASISVSQIAGNVSKILFHIWRTADGPAAMKTFSSSNAANHFAVSLDTRSFKGQRGEYQIEAYSVDQKGKEILLAKSAVTFPQYVPFLMYHAIDEYKGEGLKILFVTPANFEKQMMYLKEHGYTPLTFEHFADINKVNKPIFITFDDGMKNNMNTLPIFTKVADDQFKPVATEFVIAGRIDSGPYSLSSADIKEMEGSGFFSIQSHTMTHSDLRSVTNYEQELNASKEKIEQLTGKPVMALAYPIGYFNDKVVEETKKYYKYAVTTKSGEFVENGQPNELYLIHRLFIKGTTTMVEFARLLP, from the coding sequence ATGCAAAAATTATTCTTGATGGCTTTGATGGCTGTCTTTTTCTTAGCAGGGTGCGGAAATCACTTGAAAGATCAGAAACAGGCCGTTTCGACAAATACGCATGAAAAAGAACTAGTAAAATTAAAAAATAATAATAAAGTAGAAATACATAATTCAGTTTTTAAACCAAAGGCAGTCATCACTTCCACTCCCATCACGGTTCAATCGACAACAGCTTCTATTTCAGTATCGCAGATAGCGGGCAATGTCTCTAAGATCCTGTTTCACATCTGGAGGACAGCCGACGGGCCGGCTGCCATGAAAACTTTCTCATCCTCGAACGCTGCAAATCATTTCGCAGTTTCATTGGATACCCGAAGTTTTAAGGGACAACGCGGGGAATATCAGATTGAAGCTTACAGTGTAGACCAAAAAGGGAAGGAAATCCTGCTTGCCAAATCAGCAGTAACTTTTCCGCAGTATGTACCATTCCTTATGTATCATGCGATCGATGAGTACAAAGGGGAAGGTTTGAAGATATTATTCGTCACACCAGCTAATTTCGAAAAGCAAATGATGTATTTAAAAGAACATGGATACACACCGCTTACATTTGAACACTTTGCCGATATCAATAAGGTTAATAAGCCTATATTTATTACCTTTGATGATGGTATGAAGAACAACATGAATACTCTTCCTATTTTTACAAAGGTAGCGGATGATCAGTTTAAACCAGTAGCCACGGAGTTCGTGATTGCCGGGAGGATTGATTCAGGACCTTATTCACTTTCTTCGGCTGATATTAAGGAAATGGAAGGTTCAGGCTTCTTCTCCATTCAATCACACACCATGACCCATTCAGATCTAAGGTCAGTAACGAATTACGAGCAGGAATTAAATGCTTCAAAGGAAAAAATTGAACAATTAACCGGCAAACCAGTTATGGCTCTTGCTTATCCAATTGGTTATTTTAATGATAAAGTTGTAGAGGAAACAAAGAAATACTATAAATATGCGGTTACGACTAAAAGTGGAGAATTTGTTGAAAACGGACAGCCAAATGAATTGTACTTAATTCACCGGCTCTTCATTAAAGGTACCACTACCATGGTTGAGTTTGCGCGATTACTGCCATAA
- a CDS encoding tetratricopeptide repeat protein, translated as MNRLIKKLFILISISILLLCVSCSSSEVHSKMQNDEVKHGSNINDPAKIAQNDSNKMKQKTAVQDAAIIQKEKDAQKKAEWEKQLEDQYQLGYNTFFKKNYADAIKIESDVIQQDPSFYKAYNVKGIAQCYAGDFNGGMANINKSLQLKPNYGYALFNKALAYELYRHFDEAITWYKKDLAVENYVWTYYGIASIYGRRGDVANTVKYLKLAISFGAYTKTAAKTEKDFDNVRNSKEFQSLVYN; from the coding sequence TTGAACAGGTTGATCAAGAAGCTCTTCATCTTAATATCCATATCCATTCTATTACTCTGTGTTTCGTGCAGCAGCAGTGAAGTACACAGTAAAATGCAGAACGATGAAGTGAAACATGGTTCCAATATAAACGATCCTGCTAAAATAGCTCAGAATGATTCAAACAAAATGAAACAAAAAACAGCCGTACAGGATGCAGCGATCATTCAAAAAGAGAAGGATGCACAAAAGAAAGCAGAATGGGAAAAACAGCTTGAAGATCAATATCAATTAGGCTACAATACCTTTTTTAAGAAAAATTATGCTGATGCCATAAAAATTGAAAGTGACGTCATTCAACAGGATCCATCTTTTTATAAGGCTTATAATGTAAAGGGAATTGCCCAATGTTATGCTGGAGATTTTAACGGAGGCATGGCAAATATCAATAAAAGCCTTCAATTGAAGCCTAACTATGGCTATGCTTTATTTAATAAAGCTCTTGCTTATGAGCTGTACCGACATTTTGATGAAGCCATTACATGGTATAAGAAGGATCTTGCGGTTGAAAATTATGTGTGGACCTATTATGGGATCGCAAGTATTTACGGTCGGCGCGGTGATGTTGCAAATACCGTGAAATATTTAAAGCTTGCCATCAGTTTCGGGGCTTATACGAAAACAGCTGCAAAGACTGAAAAAGACTTTGACAATGTTCGAAATAGTAAGGAATTCCAATCTTTAGTATACAATTAG